One genomic segment of Natrialbaceae archaeon AArc-T1-2 includes these proteins:
- a CDS encoding carbon starvation CstA family protein, with amino-acid sequence MTAVIWIVLAVLVTFSVGYVGYSRYLTQFVELDAEAETPAHKYEDGQEYVPSKKPVLLGHHFSSIAGGAPIIGPITAGAIWGWVPALLWVAIGNPLMGAVHDFVSLSGSLRHEGKSIGYIIGQYVGEQGKDMLLWFAFLTIILIVAVFALVVGIVFNAFPQVTTASFVYIALAFVFGVYLYQLNGPFIVGTIIFVAGVFAGVWVGIQFPFALFPAGPETTYPEGTIVLADLLGLGDGAWLPGTELLVGLGYANTAAWVPIIMIYGAIASALPVWVLLQPRDYLSSFLLYTGVGGAIIAIIVGTLFATSTEPLVIDPTIGAFEGFWGTEAAGLVPLFPILFLTIACGTISGFHSLVSSGTTAKQLNKETDARLIGYGGMLGEGLLAAVALSTLAVWGFADPAGGIGAALPNFADGGGIILTALFIPEAVGAVFMALVLVSFLLTSMDTAVRLGRYMMEEVVGTPAGRTATGFEDIGGGFRETLGSIGRGRYTNPVVQIIPAYLLVVSGEWVTLWALFGGANQLLAALALLTATVWLANWDESKQLVSTGVPMAIMVVITVLGLAWLAFYENLYQNIALGGAETTEALISSVVQIVLAIVLIGLGLALVKKGYEGIRTARGDRDVAEPEPGDD; translated from the coding sequence ATGACGGCAGTAATATGGATCGTACTTGCCGTGCTGGTGACGTTTTCCGTCGGGTACGTCGGGTACTCACGATACCTCACGCAGTTCGTCGAGCTCGACGCGGAGGCGGAGACTCCAGCACACAAGTACGAGGACGGCCAGGAGTACGTACCATCGAAGAAGCCGGTGTTACTCGGGCATCACTTCTCGAGCATTGCCGGCGGTGCGCCGATCATCGGTCCGATCACGGCCGGTGCGATCTGGGGCTGGGTTCCCGCACTGTTGTGGGTCGCGATCGGGAACCCGCTGATGGGCGCAGTTCACGACTTCGTCTCGCTGTCGGGCTCGCTGCGTCACGAGGGGAAGTCAATCGGATACATCATCGGTCAGTACGTGGGTGAACAGGGGAAGGACATGCTGCTTTGGTTTGCGTTTCTGACGATCATCCTGATCGTGGCGGTGTTCGCACTCGTCGTGGGTATCGTCTTCAACGCGTTCCCGCAGGTGACGACCGCCTCGTTCGTCTACATCGCACTCGCGTTCGTATTCGGCGTGTACCTCTATCAGCTGAACGGACCCTTTATCGTGGGGACGATCATCTTCGTCGCGGGCGTCTTCGCCGGCGTCTGGGTCGGGATCCAGTTCCCGTTCGCGCTGTTTCCTGCGGGTCCCGAGACGACCTATCCCGAGGGAACGATCGTGCTCGCAGACCTGCTCGGGCTCGGCGACGGAGCGTGGCTCCCCGGCACCGAGTTGCTCGTCGGGCTCGGCTACGCCAACACGGCTGCGTGGGTTCCGATCATCATGATCTACGGCGCGATCGCCAGTGCGCTTCCGGTATGGGTGCTGTTGCAACCGCGTGACTATCTGTCGTCGTTCCTGCTGTACACCGGCGTCGGTGGCGCGATCATCGCGATCATCGTCGGCACCCTTTTTGCTACCTCCACGGAGCCGCTCGTTATCGATCCGACAATCGGCGCATTCGAAGGCTTCTGGGGCACCGAGGCTGCCGGGCTCGTCCCGCTGTTTCCGATCCTGTTTCTGACGATCGCCTGCGGGACGATCAGCGGATTCCACTCGCTGGTTTCCTCGGGGACGACGGCGAAACAGCTGAACAAAGAGACCGACGCTCGACTCATCGGCTACGGCGGCATGCTCGGCGAGGGGCTGCTCGCGGCCGTTGCACTGTCGACGCTTGCGGTGTGGGGCTTTGCCGACCCCGCAGGTGGAATCGGTGCGGCCTTGCCGAACTTCGCTGACGGCGGTGGGATCATCCTGACGGCCCTCTTTATCCCCGAGGCGGTCGGCGCCGTCTTTATGGCGCTCGTGCTCGTGAGCTTCCTGCTCACGTCGATGGACACGGCCGTCCGACTCGGTCGGTACATGATGGAAGAAGTCGTCGGTACGCCGGCCGGCCGGACGGCGACCGGCTTCGAGGACATCGGCGGTGGCTTCCGCGAGACCCTCGGTTCGATCGGTCGGGGCCGGTACACCAACCCCGTCGTCCAGATCATTCCCGCCTACCTGCTCGTCGTCTCCGGCGAGTGGGTGACGCTGTGGGCGCTTTTCGGCGGTGCGAACCAGCTACTCGCCGCGCTCGCATTGCTCACTGCGACCGTCTGGCTCGCAAACTGGGACGAGTCCAAACAGCTCGTCAGCACCGGCGTCCCGATGGCTATCATGGTGGTCATCACCGTCCTGGGACTCGCCTGGCTCGCGTTCTACGAGAACCTCTACCAGAACATCGCCCTCGGCGGAGCCGAAACGACCGAGGCGCTGATCTCGTCGGTCGTACAGATCGTCCTCGCGATCGTGTTGATCGGCCTCGGGCTGGCGCTTGTCAAGAAAGGATACGAGGGGATCCGAACCGCACGCGGCGACCGGGACGTCGCCGAACCGGAACCCGGCGACGACTAG
- a CDS encoding type II toxin-antitoxin system PemK/MazF family toxin — MSEGSKIRRGDVVIVRLYPAEGHEMKKTRPAVVVQNDVGNKNASTTIVAPATGTYRGYPFEVLVEAAESPFEKDSSVRLDQIRVVSIEKRIHSVLGSLDTETMEAVDEALKLSLGLD, encoded by the coding sequence ATGAGCGAAGGGTCGAAAATCCGTCGTGGCGACGTCGTTATCGTTCGGCTTTACCCTGCTGAAGGGCACGAGATGAAGAAAACTCGCCCCGCAGTAGTCGTCCAGAACGACGTTGGGAACAAAAATGCCAGTACAACTATTGTCGCACCTGCGACGGGAACGTATCGAGGCTATCCGTTCGAGGTCCTCGTTGAAGCGGCGGAGTCACCGTTCGAGAAAGATTCCTCGGTCCGTCTCGACCAGATACGTGTCGTCTCCATCGAAAAACGGATTCACTCGGTGCTTGGAAGCCTCGACACAGAAACGATGGAGGCGGTGGACGAGGCGTTGAAACTGAGTCTCGGACTAGACTGA
- a CDS encoding helix-turn-helix transcriptional regulator, with amino-acid sequence MDATLDDIKFLVSSSHRVGVLDALTRGPCDRDELRTATGASSPTMGRILTDFQNRHWIERDGRTYQLTWLGDFVADQFEEFTEAMEYQRQLREIWSWLPHEVDGFSIELFTDVVVSRPGPGYPYKPIERLTELITATRTMRGFGMALLKSGNLEPFFDHVRAGLKCEYIYPPVVFEELVSWDEETVLETTTRANYTVMLHDDLPLDDRCGICLFDDRVSICCYDTDTGTLQSLIDTGSDEVHTWAESYYEQFRDEARPLDDATELLSIESI; translated from the coding sequence ATGGATGCAACCCTTGACGACATCAAGTTCCTCGTCAGTTCGTCCCATCGCGTGGGGGTGCTTGACGCACTGACCAGAGGTCCGTGTGATCGGGACGAACTCCGTACCGCAACAGGAGCATCTTCTCCGACCATGGGCCGAATCCTCACCGACTTCCAGAACCGCCACTGGATCGAACGAGACGGGAGGACGTATCAGCTGACCTGGCTTGGTGATTTCGTGGCCGACCAGTTCGAGGAATTCACGGAGGCGATGGAGTATCAACGGCAACTCCGTGAGATCTGGTCCTGGCTACCACACGAAGTCGACGGATTCAGTATCGAGTTATTCACCGACGTGGTTGTCTCCCGGCCGGGGCCTGGATATCCCTACAAACCGATCGAGCGTCTCACGGAACTCATCACAGCGACCAGAACGATGCGTGGATTCGGCATGGCACTGCTCAAGTCGGGAAATCTGGAGCCGTTTTTCGACCACGTTCGAGCTGGCCTGAAGTGTGAATACATCTACCCACCCGTCGTTTTCGAGGAACTTGTCTCGTGGGACGAAGAAACAGTCTTGGAGACGACGACACGCGCCAACTACACCGTTATGCTGCATGATGACCTTCCGCTTGACGACCGGTGTGGTATTTGCCTCTTCGATGACCGGGTCAGCATCTGTTGTTATGATACGGACACAGGAACGTTGCAATCGCTCATCGATACCGGAAGCGACGAGGTACATACGTGGGCGGAGTCGTACTACGAACAGTTCCGTGATGAGGCCCGACCACTCGACGACGCAACTGAGCTACTCTCGATAGAATCGATCTGA
- a CDS encoding class I SAM-dependent methyltransferase, with translation MNDQTRQSAGWQVEQSASEAYEQYLVQAIFAPWTDRLIEAGEIHEGDRVLDVACGTGIVARRAASWVGTSGSVVGLDINEGMLAVAEETAAEIQPSIEWRQGDATDLPFSNEEFDVVCCQQALQFFDDPGAAVGEIRRVLSPGGRVAMSVWRPLDYQPAYVVLADALKRHIGDEAGAMMRSPFPDWDMGYLRTLTGDAGFDDASVTIEIGSVRYPSVAEFIRREAASSPLAEPIAAVEQAVRNELVRDVENALDAYVDDEGIISPMESYVVIVDR, from the coding sequence ATGAACGACCAAACACGTCAATCGGCCGGCTGGCAGGTCGAACAGAGTGCTTCCGAGGCCTACGAACAGTATCTCGTACAGGCGATTTTCGCGCCGTGGACGGATCGGCTGATCGAGGCCGGCGAGATACACGAGGGAGATCGAGTCCTGGACGTTGCCTGCGGGACTGGCATCGTGGCGCGTCGCGCCGCATCTTGGGTCGGTACGAGTGGATCCGTCGTCGGACTCGACATCAACGAAGGGATGCTCGCAGTGGCGGAGGAAACCGCTGCCGAGATCCAGCCGTCGATCGAGTGGCGACAGGGCGACGCGACCGACCTCCCGTTCTCCAACGAAGAGTTCGACGTCGTCTGCTGTCAACAAGCCCTCCAGTTCTTCGACGATCCTGGCGCGGCAGTCGGGGAGATACGGCGAGTTCTCTCACCGGGCGGGCGTGTAGCAATGAGCGTTTGGCGACCGCTCGACTATCAGCCTGCGTACGTGGTGCTAGCCGACGCCTTAAAGCGACACATCGGTGACGAGGCTGGAGCAATGATGCGCTCTCCGTTTCCCGACTGGGACATGGGTTACTTGCGAACACTCACTGGCGACGCAGGGTTCGACGACGCTTCAGTCACCATCGAAATCGGTTCAGTGCGGTATCCGTCGGTCGCGGAGTTCATTCGCCGAGAGGCGGCTAGCTCGCCGTTAGCCGAACCAATCGCTGCTGTTGAGCAAGCGGTGCGAAACGAACTCGTCCGGGACGTTGAGAATGCATTAGACGCGTACGTTGACGACGAAGGAATTATCTCCCCAATGGAATCATACGTCGTCATCGTGGATAGATAG
- a CDS encoding ISH6 family transposase, translated as MHATIDAQVTVSIDLDKTLPLATLAESLTELHLEATILEELVKSLDERLVEAYCGEKHARGNGDRRFQRAGTTTRTAVTTAGEHEFSLHHVKDTAATGDDPTYFRPLEDLIKFDGQRIYQEDISLQSTELATSLSFRDAVAHGDGFTPMPSRTTINRRVREYGSKLGDFVRDRLPGTNADTVVPDGTKCHSQDDHCTYHDVNVTLGQITEDNAETTLLDVNVNEPWDDTAEDLEENEAITDDATVVSDAEESLVDAFETSYRSHQLDLVHVGRTLGYKLWKDGTFSLETRKAIASDVTNDLFHLKNSVALHASRNERLAIRERIDQTLENLTKEAWRLEQQDSPKAAAYLRKWAQATVTFAELALEGQEVLWTSNVVERAMGEISKRCKNQWMRWTESGLESLLWLNLVRYADSEQFAAFADELLERSAKTAMTLEVSVDATRGEL; from the coding sequence ATGCACGCCACAATCGACGCGCAAGTCACGGTTAGCATCGACTTAGACAAAACGCTACCGCTTGCCACTCTCGCTGAATCTCTCACAGAGCTTCACCTCGAGGCGACGATCCTCGAGGAGCTTGTCAAAAGCCTCGACGAGCGCCTCGTCGAGGCGTACTGTGGGGAGAAACACGCGCGCGGAAACGGCGATCGCCGTTTCCAGCGCGCCGGAACCACAACACGAACAGCTGTGACAACCGCAGGAGAGCACGAATTTTCCCTTCATCACGTCAAAGACACCGCTGCCACCGGTGACGATCCTACCTACTTCCGCCCTCTCGAAGATCTCATCAAATTCGACGGGCAGCGCATCTATCAAGAGGATATTTCGCTCCAGAGTACCGAACTCGCTACGTCGCTCAGCTTTCGTGATGCCGTTGCCCACGGCGACGGCTTCACTCCGATGCCTTCGAGAACCACGATCAACCGCCGAGTCCGTGAGTACGGCAGCAAACTCGGTGACTTCGTTCGTGATCGGCTTCCTGGGACGAATGCAGACACTGTCGTTCCTGACGGAACGAAGTGTCATAGCCAGGACGATCACTGCACGTACCACGACGTCAACGTCACTCTCGGACAGATCACCGAAGACAACGCGGAAACCACGCTCTTAGACGTCAATGTCAACGAACCGTGGGACGATACAGCAGAAGATCTCGAAGAGAACGAGGCGATCACTGACGACGCGACGGTCGTCAGTGACGCCGAGGAATCCCTCGTCGACGCCTTCGAGACCAGCTATCGATCTCATCAGCTCGATCTCGTTCATGTCGGTCGAACGCTTGGATACAAGCTGTGGAAGGACGGTACCTTTTCGCTCGAAACGCGGAAAGCGATCGCCTCAGACGTCACAAACGACTTGTTCCATCTGAAAAACTCGGTTGCGCTCCATGCATCGAGGAATGAGCGTTTGGCGATCCGCGAGCGGATCGACCAAACGCTCGAGAACCTCACGAAGGAGGCGTGGCGCTTAGAGCAACAGGACTCTCCAAAAGCAGCGGCGTACCTCCGAAAATGGGCACAAGCAACCGTCACATTCGCCGAACTCGCACTCGAGGGACAAGAGGTTCTGTGGACATCGAACGTGGTTGAACGAGCCATGGGCGAAATCTCGAAGCGGTGTAAAAACCAGTGGATGAGATGGACAGAGTCCGGCTTAGAATCGCTCCTCTGGCTCAATCTCGTGAGATATGCCGATTCCGAGCAGTTCGCGGCGTTCGCCGACGAACTGCTCGAGCGTTCAGCCAAAACAGCCATGACATTGGAGGTGTCAGTTGACGCTACCAGAGGCGAACTCTAG
- a CDS encoding AbrB/MazE/SpoVT family DNA-binding domain-containing protein gives MSAETDGQGRLYIPKDVREKYGEKYHIVTYEDRIELVPVADDPLAAVREAAGELRDASVDDIRADIEAEAKTEAREKGDDR, from the coding sequence ATGTCAGCAGAAACGGACGGGCAGGGGAGGTTGTACATCCCCAAAGACGTACGAGAAAAATACGGAGAGAAGTACCACATCGTCACGTATGAGGACAGAATTGAACTCGTTCCGGTTGCAGACGACCCGCTCGCTGCAGTCCGCGAAGCGGCAGGCGAGTTACGTGACGCATCCGTTGACGATATTCGCGCGGACATCGAAGCAGAAGCGAAAACAGAGGCCCGCGAGAAAGGGGACGATAGATGA